Proteins encoded together in one Desulfosporosinus meridiei DSM 13257 window:
- a CDS encoding hydroxylase accessory protein YqeC, which yields MSSSRLTAGLKTESGSLWNMTRKSPVTTFIGAGGKTTCVRSLTREILSAGLQVVATTTTKVYPENQMSAWKSPGPPPPNEKGAWFWYDRTEEESGKWIGPSLKAVDEAIAEDLLTSEQQSSQAGVQCGSEGLIKPYWVIEGDGARERKLKCWETYEPQIPKQTDCAVLMLDRGLWGNVLQVDQVHRPHLCQDLLGKVWNAESAWSYFLRSPVFASQYREMSWVILLNGPGKIIENKQVIDPIDPVDLLLALKDRWEEMQGNLNTDSECEEKRPCNLRIAVGDAKEGELRWFDLW from the coding sequence ATGAGTAGTTCGAGGTTAACCGCCGGACTGAAAACAGAGAGCGGCAGCCTATGGAATATGACCAGAAAATCACCTGTGACTACCTTCATCGGGGCTGGCGGAAAAACAACCTGTGTCCGATCCCTGACTCGCGAAATCCTATCCGCGGGTTTACAAGTTGTAGCGACGACAACAACAAAAGTTTATCCCGAGAACCAAATGAGTGCCTGGAAGAGTCCCGGCCCTCCTCCTCCAAATGAAAAGGGTGCTTGGTTCTGGTATGATAGAACTGAGGAGGAGAGCGGAAAGTGGATTGGACCTTCGCTCAAAGCCGTTGATGAAGCTATCGCTGAGGATCTTCTGACATCGGAGCAGCAAAGCAGCCAGGCAGGTGTTCAGTGCGGAAGCGAAGGTCTAATTAAACCTTATTGGGTGATAGAGGGAGATGGGGCTCGAGAACGCAAACTAAAGTGTTGGGAGACCTACGAACCGCAAATTCCTAAGCAGACGGATTGTGCAGTGTTAATGTTAGATCGTGGGCTATGGGGAAATGTTCTGCAGGTCGACCAAGTTCATAGACCTCATCTCTGTCAGGATCTTCTGGGAAAGGTCTGGAACGCTGAGAGTGCTTGGAGTTATTTTCTGAGATCTCCTGTCTTTGCTTCTCAATATAGGGAAATGTCTTGGGTTATTCTCTTAAATGGCCCAGGGAAAATTATTGAAAATAAGCAAGTAATAGATCCTATTGATCCCGTAGATCTATTACTTGCCCTCAAGGATAGATGGGAAGAAATGCAAGGGAATCTTAATACTGACAGTGAATGTGAAGAAAAGCGGCCGTGTAATTTGCGTATAGCCGTAGGGGATGCCAAAGAGGGGGAGTTGCGATGGTTCGATTTGTGGTAA
- the ade gene encoding adenine deaminase produces the protein MSSFKQRMDEARGLVKIDMVLRGAMLVNVFSGEIHETEIGVHQGAFVGIGTFAEAEKELDLCGKYVVPGLIDGHVHIESSHLCPEEFCSVLLSHGVTTAVVDPHEIANVLGSRGIQYILDSVNGLPFNTFVALPSCVPATDLETSGARLKAADLLQFVGHPKVIGLGEVMDYLGVIEAKQDMVEKLSLPVSFFDGHAPGISPQDLNAYFLAGIHTEHECSTVEEARERLRRGFHVMLREGSAAKNLLDLLPAVTSQNSGQCLLVTDDRHPRDLLNEGSIDHLVRLAIKAGVDPIQVIQMATINAARAIGLSRLGAVAPGYQADFVVLNDLKSFAIEEVYWQGTKVSPKGERPKFPRSDASGLTESVHLTDWVPKKLRVFANSKSKSLSHAQVRVIGVQEHSLVTRALIRELPVKDGLIMTDLTQKIAKLAVLERHHGTGNIGVGFVEGLGLTKGAIASTVAHDSHNLVVVGMSDEEMNLAIRTCVEMGGGLCLVDNHQIIGKLPLPIAGLMTDQDAETVAQNLAELHRLAVGLGINRMVDPFMTLAFLSLPVIPELKLTDLGLVDVEQFRLTDVVLES, from the coding sequence ATGTCGAGCTTTAAACAAAGAATGGATGAAGCCCGGGGCCTGGTGAAGATTGACATGGTTCTGAGAGGAGCAATGTTAGTTAATGTCTTTTCGGGAGAAATCCACGAAACAGAGATTGGAGTCCATCAAGGAGCTTTTGTCGGCATTGGCACCTTTGCAGAAGCAGAAAAAGAGCTGGATTTGTGCGGTAAATATGTTGTTCCGGGCCTGATAGACGGACATGTTCATATTGAAAGCTCGCATCTCTGTCCGGAGGAGTTCTGCTCAGTTCTGCTTTCCCATGGTGTAACTACAGCGGTTGTAGATCCTCATGAAATTGCCAATGTTTTAGGAAGTCGAGGGATTCAATATATCCTGGATAGTGTTAATGGGTTACCCTTTAATACCTTTGTAGCACTTCCCTCATGTGTACCAGCAACAGATTTAGAAACGTCCGGGGCCCGCCTCAAAGCTGCAGATCTCCTACAATTCGTCGGACACCCTAAAGTTATAGGTTTAGGAGAAGTTATGGATTACCTGGGAGTTATCGAAGCTAAGCAGGATATGGTGGAAAAGCTAAGTCTTCCTGTATCCTTCTTTGACGGCCATGCTCCGGGAATATCTCCCCAGGATCTTAATGCTTATTTCCTAGCCGGAATACATACTGAACATGAATGCTCCACGGTAGAAGAGGCTAGAGAACGTCTGCGACGGGGTTTTCATGTTATGTTGCGAGAGGGGAGTGCGGCCAAGAACCTTTTAGATCTTTTGCCTGCAGTCACGAGCCAAAATTCCGGACAATGTCTTCTAGTCACAGATGACCGACATCCCAGGGATCTTCTAAATGAAGGAAGCATCGATCATCTTGTTCGCCTGGCGATTAAGGCAGGAGTAGATCCAATTCAAGTAATCCAGATGGCTACGATCAATGCTGCCCGAGCAATTGGGCTCTCTCGCTTAGGTGCGGTAGCGCCTGGTTATCAAGCGGATTTTGTTGTGTTAAATGATTTAAAGAGTTTTGCAATAGAGGAAGTATACTGGCAAGGAACAAAGGTAAGCCCAAAGGGCGAGCGGCCAAAATTTCCACGCTCTGATGCCTCTGGACTTACTGAAAGTGTACATTTAACGGATTGGGTACCCAAAAAGCTTAGAGTATTTGCCAATAGCAAATCCAAATCCTTGAGCCATGCTCAAGTTCGGGTCATTGGAGTCCAAGAGCATTCCCTAGTTACAAGGGCCCTAATACGGGAACTGCCTGTCAAAGATGGACTGATTATGACTGATTTAACTCAAAAGATTGCCAAATTAGCTGTGCTGGAACGTCATCATGGAACTGGCAATATCGGGGTAGGGTTTGTCGAAGGTTTAGGCCTAACCAAAGGAGCTATTGCTTCGACAGTCGCTCACGATTCGCATAATTTAGTTGTCGTTGGAATGAGTGACGAGGAAATGAACTTAGCCATTAGAACCTGTGTTGAGATGGGTGGCGGTCTTTGTCTTGTCGATAACCATCAGATAATCGGAAAACTCCCTTTGCCAATTGCCGGATTAATGACAGACCAGGATGCCGAAACTGTAGCTCAGAATTTAGCTGAGTTACATAGGTTAGCAGTCGGTCTTGGAATTAATCGAATGGTTGATCCTTTCATGACCCTGGCATTTCTTTCTTTGCCTGTTATCCCGGAATTAAAACTTACAGATTTAGGCTTGGTTGACGTAGAACAGTTTCGGTTAACAGATGTAGTATTAGAAAGTTAG
- a CDS encoding nucleotidyltransferase family protein, with protein MVRFVVMAAGLASRMGKDKLALPWKDTTVLGHVLDTVLAVVKNQPSSLASEMEIQVVARQPIENYVSEDRIGEFYQHNGIWLLDPNPRPLAETIKIGLQDLNSEVHSYAFLQGDQVGVTAQMLSACLAEVIKYSPDFLVPMTGETAGSPVFFHKRYVPELFALQGEQGGRVVLNRYPDRWRKLPVEESCLNDVDTPEQYQALFSQHNVF; from the coding sequence ATGGTTCGATTTGTGGTAATGGCTGCCGGTTTAGCCAGTCGAATGGGTAAAGACAAGCTGGCCCTCCCCTGGAAGGATACCACTGTACTGGGGCATGTATTAGATACAGTCTTGGCAGTTGTTAAAAATCAACCAAGTTCTTTGGCATCCGAGATGGAGATTCAGGTAGTCGCGCGGCAGCCCATTGAGAATTATGTTTCGGAAGATAGGATCGGGGAGTTTTATCAGCACAACGGGATCTGGCTTTTAGATCCCAATCCCAGGCCTTTGGCCGAAACCATTAAGATAGGGTTACAAGATCTGAACAGTGAGGTTCACAGTTACGCATTCTTACAAGGTGATCAGGTAGGCGTTACTGCTCAGATGTTGTCGGCCTGCTTGGCAGAGGTTATTAAGTATTCTCCCGACTTTCTTGTACCAATGACTGGGGAAACAGCTGGATCTCCCGTCTTTTTTCATAAGCGATATGTTCCGGAATTGTTCGCTCTTCAAGGGGAACAAGGGGGAAGAGTGGTTTTAAATCGTTATCCGGATCGATGGCGGAAGTTACCAGTTGAAGAAAGCTGTTTAAATGATGTTGATACCCCTGAGCAATACCAAGCTTTATTTAGCCAACATAATGTTTTTTAG
- a CDS encoding 5'-deoxyadenosine deaminase: MRILFKNANIVTMNSEREILQGDLLVDGSQIVAVGGVIEDPVDQVIDLNGDLLIPGLIQTHIHLCQTLFRGQADDLELLDWLKLRIWPLEGGHDPESLYDSALLGIGELFLGGTTTIVDMETVHHTEHAFEAILTSGLRALSGKVMMDDCNGDIPLSLQEKTEDSLQESVDLFEKYHGKGNGRLEVAFTPRFVISCTDSLLKEVSQLARQKNAFVHTHASENRSEIELVESTRGMRNIIYLDKVGLTGPKLILAHCIWLDEAEKEILVRTKTRISHCPSSNLKLASGIAPIPELMSRGAEVSLSADGAPCNNNLDGFREMRHAALIQKPLHGPTVMPAREVFELATLGGARAIGHEHDLGSLEVGKKADLAVVSLQGLHTWPNEHVDVYSQLVYQAVSSDVRLTMVDGKIVMKDRQLLTIDVPKLKVSSTRSLNRVLHRVGLV, from the coding sequence ATGCGTATCCTCTTTAAAAATGCGAATATTGTTACAATGAATTCTGAACGGGAAATACTCCAAGGTGATCTGCTTGTTGATGGATCACAGATTGTTGCAGTTGGGGGAGTTATCGAAGATCCTGTAGATCAAGTTATTGACCTTAATGGAGATTTACTAATACCAGGTTTAATTCAGACTCATATTCATTTGTGTCAGACTCTGTTTCGAGGACAGGCTGACGATTTAGAACTTTTAGATTGGCTTAAATTAAGAATTTGGCCTCTGGAAGGCGGCCATGACCCGGAATCCTTATATGATTCTGCCTTATTAGGGATTGGAGAATTGTTTCTGGGTGGGACAACGACGATTGTTGACATGGAAACTGTGCATCATACTGAACATGCCTTCGAAGCCATCCTGACCAGTGGCTTAAGAGCTTTGAGCGGGAAGGTAATGATGGATGATTGCAATGGAGATATACCACTTTCCTTGCAAGAAAAGACGGAGGATTCACTGCAGGAAAGCGTAGATTTGTTTGAAAAATATCACGGTAAAGGAAATGGGCGTCTAGAAGTTGCCTTTACTCCGCGCTTCGTTATTTCCTGCACCGATTCATTATTAAAAGAGGTTTCGCAACTTGCCCGCCAAAAGAATGCTTTTGTCCATACCCATGCCTCAGAAAACCGTTCTGAAATTGAACTAGTGGAAAGTACTCGAGGGATGAGGAACATTATTTATCTGGACAAGGTCGGATTAACAGGGCCCAAGCTAATCTTAGCTCATTGTATCTGGCTTGATGAGGCAGAAAAGGAGATTCTTGTCCGCACCAAAACAAGAATTTCACATTGCCCGTCTTCAAATCTTAAGCTGGCCTCTGGAATTGCGCCGATTCCGGAACTTATGAGCCGTGGGGCAGAGGTTTCTCTAAGCGCCGATGGGGCACCCTGTAACAACAATTTAGACGGATTCCGGGAAATGAGACATGCCGCTTTGATTCAGAAGCCATTACATGGACCGACTGTTATGCCTGCGCGAGAAGTTTTTGAACTGGCTACCTTGGGTGGAGCAAGAGCTATCGGCCACGAACATGATTTGGGAAGTCTGGAAGTCGGCAAAAAAGCTGATTTGGCAGTCGTAAGCTTGCAGGGGTTACACACCTGGCCAAATGAACATGTTGATGTTTATTCGCAGTTGGTTTATCAAGCGGTTTCCTCTGATGTTCGCCTGACAATGGTAGACGGCAAAATTGTCATGAAAGATCGCCAACTGTTAACAATTGATGTTCCGAAGCTTAAAGTAAGCTCAACCCGCAGTCTGAATCGAGTCTTGCACCGGGTGGGACTTGTTTAA
- a CDS encoding (2Fe-2S)-binding protein, whose translation MIEIKLVVNEKPYTLNVEPSERLIDALRNRLGLLGTKEGCGEGECGACTIIMDGKTVNSCLVLAAQANGSVLTTIEGVGNRRSPHAVQKAFVEVGAVQCGFCTPGMVLSAKNLLDKNPRPSETEIGIAMSGNLCRCTGYDKILRAVKIAAEEGKQ comes from the coding sequence ATGATAGAGATTAAACTTGTCGTCAATGAAAAGCCATATACCTTGAACGTAGAACCAAGTGAACGTCTCATTGATGCTTTGCGCAACCGTTTAGGGCTCCTGGGAACCAAAGAAGGGTGTGGGGAAGGAGAATGCGGAGCCTGCACCATTATTATGGACGGTAAAACTGTCAACTCCTGTCTTGTCTTGGCTGCTCAAGCCAATGGGAGTGTGCTTACAACCATTGAAGGAGTAGGGAATCGTCGTTCTCCCCATGCGGTACAAAAGGCTTTTGTAGAAGTTGGAGCTGTTCAATGTGGCTTTTGTACTCCGGGCATGGTTTTGTCAGCCAAGAATTTATTAGATAAGAACCCTCGCCCCAGTGAAACTGAGATAGGGATTGCCATGTCTGGGAATCTTTGTCGCTGTACTGGGTACGATAAAATCTTGCGTGCTGTGAAAATTGCCGCTGAGGAGGGAAAACAATGA
- a CDS encoding xanthine dehydrogenase family protein molybdopterin-binding subunit — protein sequence MKTSVVGSRVTREDAWGKVFGQTKFPADVNLPGQLYAVVIRSPHPHARVLSINSDYALEMAGVVAVLSAKDVPHNAHGVLFRDQPVLAEYVRMVGDPVAVVGAETEEIAREAAKRVQVEYEVLPTVFDPEEAMKPDVLPLHPALRPTNVLYHMPIRRGSMEEGWAKADVVIEKEYSTQHVDHAFLQPEAVLAYLDERGHLVVQTATQYAHYDRGEIAHALGLRFSQVQVKTLAVGGAFGGREDISLQIIAALMAWKTLRPVKMENTREESFYSHSKRHPMRMQYKTGATKDGKLVAMEAKIVGDSGAYASWSINVLRKAAVHATGPYVIPNVSIDSYAVFTNNPFTGAMRGFGAAQTVLAYESQMDLLAKEIGISPLEIRLRNIFKVGSTTATGQVLTSSVPLDQCLAKVTPYLQRGGESE from the coding sequence ATGAAAACTTCAGTGGTTGGTTCACGAGTTACCAGAGAAGATGCTTGGGGAAAAGTATTTGGACAAACAAAATTCCCTGCCGACGTAAATCTGCCGGGTCAACTCTATGCTGTGGTTATCCGCAGTCCCCATCCCCATGCCAGAGTTTTAAGCATTAACAGCGACTATGCCCTGGAAATGGCCGGAGTGGTGGCTGTTCTATCCGCAAAAGATGTTCCACACAATGCCCACGGGGTACTCTTCCGTGACCAACCTGTCTTGGCTGAGTATGTCCGGATGGTAGGAGATCCGGTAGCTGTTGTGGGAGCTGAGACGGAGGAAATTGCCCGAGAAGCCGCTAAGCGTGTCCAAGTAGAGTACGAAGTTCTGCCTACTGTTTTTGACCCGGAGGAGGCCATGAAGCCTGATGTCCTGCCTCTTCATCCAGCCCTGCGGCCAACGAATGTTCTTTATCACATGCCCATAAGACGGGGATCAATGGAAGAAGGCTGGGCCAAAGCAGATGTTGTGATAGAAAAGGAATATAGTACCCAACATGTGGACCATGCCTTTTTGCAGCCTGAAGCGGTGTTGGCTTATTTAGATGAACGAGGACACCTGGTAGTTCAAACAGCTACTCAATACGCCCATTATGATCGCGGGGAGATTGCTCATGCTTTAGGGCTGCGCTTTAGTCAGGTGCAAGTCAAAACCTTGGCGGTGGGAGGAGCTTTCGGAGGACGTGAAGATATTTCACTCCAGATCATTGCCGCCTTAATGGCTTGGAAAACCCTTCGACCGGTGAAAATGGAAAACACTCGTGAAGAGTCATTTTATTCCCATTCCAAACGCCACCCCATGCGGATGCAATATAAGACAGGCGCAACAAAAGATGGCAAATTAGTGGCCATGGAAGCCAAGATCGTTGGGGATTCAGGTGCCTATGCTTCATGGAGTATCAACGTCTTGCGTAAGGCTGCAGTCCATGCAACCGGTCCTTATGTCATTCCTAATGTCTCAATTGATAGTTACGCTGTGTTTACCAACAATCCATTTACAGGAGCTATGAGAGGTTTTGGGGCAGCTCAAACTGTCTTGGCCTATGAAAGCCAAATGGATCTGTTAGCTAAGGAGATCGGAATTTCTCCTTTAGAGATTCGCTTGCGAAATATCTTCAAAGTTGGAAGTACTACAGCAACCGGACAAGTGTTGACCAGCAGTGTTCCGCTGGATCAGTGCCTGGCAAAAGTCACACCTTATCTCCAAAGAGGGGGGGAGTCCGAGTGA
- a CDS encoding xanthine dehydrogenase family protein molybdopterin-binding subunit: MKKRGIGLGCSWYGTGYGNGFPDVSSAFVEIHDDGSATVLTGAVDVGQGSNSIFAQIAAEELGLEAQDICVYSGDTDATPDSGTTAATRQTYNTGNAVLKAVRQAKSSLLVYAAREFSCPTPEGIELKEGFIGVKGDPTRKMLLADLVFQARLRGERFISAESSTARSTPVDPETGQGAPYWPYSFGCQSAEVEVDTETGMVQVLKVVAVHDVGKALNPTQVEGQIAGGVTQGIGYALLEELELHEGKIKNPAFSSYLIPTALDVPNIEAFFVEDAESTGPFGAKGLGEPAMLPTVAAIINAIDDAVGVRITSIPATPEKILKALAEKNGEVNR; the protein is encoded by the coding sequence GTGAAAAAGAGAGGAATCGGTTTAGGGTGTTCCTGGTATGGCACAGGTTATGGGAATGGCTTCCCGGATGTTTCCAGTGCCTTTGTGGAAATTCATGATGACGGTTCGGCCACAGTATTGACAGGTGCCGTTGATGTAGGTCAAGGAAGTAACTCGATCTTTGCTCAAATCGCGGCAGAAGAACTTGGGCTGGAGGCTCAGGATATCTGTGTCTATTCCGGGGATACGGATGCTACTCCGGATTCAGGAACAACGGCAGCAACAAGGCAAACTTACAATACGGGAAATGCTGTTTTAAAGGCCGTTCGCCAAGCAAAATCTTCGTTGCTGGTCTATGCTGCACGTGAGTTTTCATGCCCAACTCCAGAAGGCATTGAACTTAAAGAGGGATTTATCGGAGTAAAAGGTGATCCTACTCGTAAGATGCTTTTGGCAGACCTGGTTTTTCAAGCTCGTTTACGGGGCGAGAGGTTCATTAGTGCAGAAAGCTCGACTGCTCGTTCAACCCCAGTTGATCCGGAGACCGGGCAAGGAGCTCCTTACTGGCCATATTCTTTTGGATGTCAGTCAGCTGAAGTTGAAGTTGATACTGAAACAGGTATGGTTCAGGTTCTTAAAGTAGTAGCAGTTCATGATGTAGGGAAAGCTCTAAATCCGACTCAAGTAGAGGGGCAAATTGCAGGCGGAGTAACTCAAGGAATTGGGTATGCTTTGCTTGAGGAATTAGAATTGCACGAGGGGAAAATTAAGAATCCAGCCTTTTCCAGCTATTTGATTCCCACGGCCTTAGATGTGCCTAATATAGAAGCATTTTTTGTAGAAGATGCAGAGTCCACTGGTCCTTTTGGCGCTAAGGGACTTGGTGAACCTGCAATGCTTCCGACAGTTGCGGCCATCATTAATGCTATTGATGATGCTGTGGGAGTAAGGATTACGTCTATACCAGCGACGCCTGAAAAGATCTTAAAAGCGCTAGCTGAAAAAAATGGGGAGGTGAATCGTTAA
- the yqeB gene encoding selenium-dependent molybdenum cofactor biosynthesis protein YqeB, which yields MYSKLVMNGPVVLIRGAGEQASGVGWALAKAGFRVVMTEVAKPLMVRWPVCYGTAVEEGRWQVEGITACRVDSPSLGWETAWQAGEIPIIVDPDLEVLPALKPEILVDAIMAKQNLGTKRNMAPMTIGLGPGFTAGEDVDLVIETNRGHNLGRIIYSGPAQPNTGIPGDVKGISKDRVVYSTITGIFRAKRDIGEQVSAGDCLGEIEDGIQTAKVITLIDGVLRGLLRTNTQISANIKVGDIDPRGQKEYCWTISEKARAIGAAVLLSIMESGLISPTLNK from the coding sequence ATGTACAGTAAACTGGTGATGAATGGACCGGTAGTTTTAATTCGTGGGGCAGGAGAACAAGCTTCCGGAGTAGGTTGGGCTTTGGCCAAAGCGGGGTTTCGAGTGGTAATGACGGAAGTCGCTAAGCCCTTAATGGTGCGCTGGCCGGTTTGTTATGGGACGGCAGTTGAAGAAGGTCGATGGCAGGTTGAAGGGATTACTGCTTGCCGTGTAGATTCACCATCCTTGGGTTGGGAAACTGCTTGGCAAGCTGGAGAGATTCCGATTATAGTCGATCCTGATTTAGAGGTGTTACCGGCGCTTAAACCGGAGATATTGGTTGACGCTATCATGGCCAAGCAAAACTTAGGAACAAAGCGGAATATGGCCCCAATGACCATCGGTTTGGGACCAGGGTTTACTGCCGGTGAAGACGTAGACCTTGTTATAGAAACTAATCGTGGGCATAATCTGGGCAGGATTATTTATTCTGGACCGGCCCAGCCTAATACAGGTATTCCGGGGGATGTCAAGGGTATTTCGAAAGACCGTGTGGTCTATTCAACTATTACCGGGATTTTCAGAGCAAAGCGAGATATTGGGGAACAGGTTTCGGCAGGAGATTGTTTAGGTGAAATTGAGGACGGCATACAGACTGCAAAGGTCATTACCTTGATTGACGGGGTTTTAAGAGGTTTATTAAGGACTAATACCCAAATCTCAGCAAACATTAAAGTTGGGGATATCGATCCTCGGGGGCAAAAAGAGTATTGTTGGACGATTTCGGAAAAAGCACGTGCTATAGGGGCAGCCGTTTTATTGAGTATCATGGAATCCGGTTTAATTAGCCCAACCCTCAATAAGTAG
- a CDS encoding NCS2 family permease — protein MSTVTNKKNPPSGQPEGFLEKFFHLNELGTNVRTEVIAGITTFVTMAYILFVNPNILKDAGMPVTATFAATAIAAAVGTLIMGLYANYPIALAPGMGLNAFFTYAVVLGMGLSWQTALGAVFISGFVFFLMTVTKVREWIIEGVPQVLRLSIGVGIGLFIAFIGLKNGGLIIADPATFVALGDMKSPGVLVTVFGLIVTGWMMAKNVKGGLLIGIAATTAFSMIMGVSPFPTGISSFIATSNPVAAIAPVAFQLDIMGAISYGFISILFAFTFVDLFDNIGTLLGVSRKAGLLDENGNLPRAGKALMADSVGTMFGATMGTPTVTSYIESASGVAEGGKSGLTAVVVACLFAVSLIFAPLVGLIPGQATAPVLILVGVLMMSEVTQIKFDDFTEALPAFMTIVMMPLTFSIAQGLAFGFMSYTIIKLITGKHKDNNPVTYTLTVLFIVHFILGGG, from the coding sequence ATGTCAACCGTTACAAATAAGAAAAATCCACCTTCAGGTCAACCAGAAGGCTTTTTAGAAAAGTTTTTTCATCTCAATGAATTAGGGACAAATGTTCGTACAGAAGTCATCGCAGGTATAACCACCTTTGTTACCATGGCCTACATTCTATTCGTTAATCCGAATATTTTGAAGGATGCCGGAATGCCGGTAACTGCCACTTTTGCTGCAACGGCAATTGCGGCGGCAGTCGGTACTCTGATCATGGGTTTGTATGCAAATTATCCGATTGCTTTGGCACCGGGAATGGGGCTAAATGCGTTTTTCACCTACGCAGTAGTTTTAGGAATGGGACTTAGTTGGCAAACAGCACTTGGTGCGGTTTTTATCTCTGGTTTTGTCTTCTTTCTTATGACAGTAACAAAAGTTCGAGAATGGATTATCGAAGGTGTGCCTCAGGTCTTGAGACTTTCTATTGGAGTAGGTATAGGTTTATTCATTGCTTTTATTGGACTGAAAAATGGCGGACTAATTATTGCGGATCCGGCAACCTTTGTTGCCTTGGGTGATATGAAGTCCCCTGGGGTTCTGGTTACTGTCTTCGGACTAATCGTTACCGGCTGGATGATGGCTAAAAATGTTAAAGGCGGCTTGTTAATCGGAATCGCAGCAACTACCGCATTTAGCATGATCATGGGCGTTTCACCATTTCCGACGGGAATATCCAGCTTTATTGCTACCTCTAATCCTGTAGCAGCTATCGCACCGGTTGCCTTCCAATTGGATATTATGGGAGCCATAAGCTATGGCTTTATCTCAATCCTCTTTGCGTTTACCTTTGTTGACTTATTTGATAATATCGGAACTCTGCTTGGAGTTTCCCGTAAAGCCGGTCTTTTAGATGAGAACGGAAACCTGCCTCGTGCCGGTAAAGCCCTGATGGCTGATTCTGTGGGAACAATGTTCGGTGCCACCATGGGAACTCCTACAGTAACCTCCTATATTGAAAGTGCCTCCGGGGTTGCCGAAGGCGGAAAAAGTGGTTTAACAGCGGTTGTTGTGGCCTGTCTGTTTGCGGTTTCCTTAATTTTTGCTCCCCTTGTCGGGTTGATTCCTGGACAAGCTACTGCTCCGGTTCTTATTCTAGTGGGTGTTTTAATGATGAGTGAAGTCACTCAAATTAAATTTGATGACTTTACCGAAGCGTTACCGGCCTTTATGACAATTGTTATGATGCCTCTAACCTTCTCAATCGCTCAAGGTTTGGCCTTTGGATTTATGTCTTACACGATTATTAAACTGATTACCGGAAAACACAAGGATAACAATCCAGTCACGTATACCTTAACAGTCCTATTTATCGTCCACTTTATACTTGGTGGTGGCTGA
- a CDS encoding FAD binding domain-containing protein yields MKYFQPQSVEEALEIAHTSEATFLAGGTDLVLHMRTGKVQPLGLIDLGKISVLREIKEIEGSLEIGSMATFAELGKSELVFQKAHALWQACQTMGSPQIRNQATLGGNLGNCSPAADGLPALLALGAEVCLNTKTGKEILSVESLLSRTPLLEQGTLIRGFRIPVNGQKTGFAKLGRRKALAIARLSVAISVQLNGGRTDNVRVALGAVGRRAFLSEALGQELSGQELNNELLEKGVLEVQQIVREALGTRASAPYKRVAVAGVFREALTSIIPEGGTIV; encoded by the coding sequence ATGAAGTATTTTCAACCGCAGAGCGTAGAAGAGGCATTAGAAATTGCTCATACATCTGAGGCAACTTTCTTAGCCGGAGGAACAGATCTTGTACTTCATATGCGCACGGGAAAAGTCCAGCCCTTAGGTCTGATAGACCTGGGCAAGATTTCAGTACTGCGAGAAATAAAGGAAATTGAAGGATCTTTGGAGATCGGAAGTATGGCAACCTTTGCTGAATTAGGAAAAAGTGAGCTTGTTTTTCAGAAGGCCCATGCCCTTTGGCAAGCCTGTCAAACAATGGGTTCTCCGCAAATACGCAATCAAGCAACTTTAGGCGGAAACCTGGGTAATTGTTCCCCGGCAGCGGATGGTTTGCCGGCCCTATTGGCCTTAGGAGCGGAGGTCTGTCTAAATACAAAGACAGGAAAAGAGATTTTATCCGTAGAGTCTCTTCTGAGCCGGACACCTCTGCTGGAGCAGGGAACTCTGATCAGAGGATTCCGCATTCCCGTGAATGGACAGAAAACTGGGTTCGCTAAGTTAGGCAGGCGAAAAGCCCTGGCTATTGCTCGTCTCAGTGTTGCAATCTCAGTCCAATTAAATGGAGGTCGAACAGATAATGTTCGCGTTGCTTTAGGGGCAGTTGGCAGACGTGCTTTCTTAAGTGAAGCTCTGGGTCAAGAATTAAGTGGACAAGAATTGAATAATGAATTGCTGGAAAAGGGTGTTTTAGAAGTTCAGCAGATTGTGCGAGAGGCATTAGGAACTCGTGCCTCCGCGCCCTATAAGAGAGTAGCTGTAGCCGGAGTCTTTCGTGAGGCTTTGACATCCATCATTCCTGAGGGGGGGACAATAGTATGA